A single genomic interval of Armigeres subalbatus isolate Guangzhou_Male chromosome 1, GZ_Asu_2, whole genome shotgun sequence harbors:
- the LOC134208038 gene encoding isoaspartyl peptidase/L-asparaginase-like codes for MQSLRLSLIKLLLLIHLLNHVVVADIEPIVLVHGGAGTISEDRIPGKYRGSKLAARVGYQILMSNGTVLDAVEEAVRIMESDSNFNAGYGSVLNYDGDVEMDASIMDGATLKAGCVAGVRDVLHPITLARRVMDKTRHNFLAGQGLVDFAKQEGIEILNPPGQLVTQYSKDSLDRWKANNEKPSTGEGGTVGAVAMDRFGNIAAATSTGGLTGKLPGRVGDTPIIGAGTYADNLIGGISATGDGDTIMKVSLVYDILKRMEYLGDDMIKASEEALASMTGRLDGTGGIVGLDTNGNVAIVCNTDQISWAYQRGNIVAYGVRKGEHIEEQLSDNQMAADVLSISEEMYSIYH; via the exons ATGCAATCGCTTAGATTAAGTCTGATTAAATTGCTATTGCTGATTCATCTACTTAACCAT GTAGTTGTTGCTGATATCGAGCCAATTGTTTTAGTGCACGGAGGGGCAGGGACCATCAGCGAGGATAGAATTCCTGGCAAATATCGCGGATCGAAGCTGGCTGCACGTGTCGGCTATCAGATACTGATGAGCAACGGAACGGTGCTGGATGCCGTCGAGGAAGCAGTTCGGATTATGGAAAGTGATAGCAATTTCAACGCCGGGTACGGCTCGGTGCTGAATTACGATGGCGATGTGGAAATGGACGCCAGCATTATGGACGGGGCCACTTTGAAAGCCGGCTGCGTTGCGGGTGTGCGTGATGTGCTCCATCCCATCACACTGGCTAGGCGGGTGATGGACAAAACCAGGCACAACTTTCTTGCGGGGCAGGGATTGGTGGACTTTGCTAAGCAAGAG GGCATAGAAATCCTTAACCCACCCGGACAACTGGTTACGCAATACTCCAAAGATTCGCTAGACAGATGGAAGGCAAACAACGAGAAACCCAGCACCGGCGAAGGAGGAACGGTTGGTGCGGTGGCCATGGATAGATTTGGTAACATTGCAGCGGCTACGTCTACGGGCGGCCTCACTGGAAAACTGCCCGGCAGGGTCGGCGATACGCCCATCATCGGTGCTGGCACCTATGCTGATAACCTGATCGGAGGCATTTCTGCAACCGGTGACGGAGACACCATTATGAAGGTGTCACTAGTGTACGACATCCTGAAGCGCATGGAGTACCTGGGAGATGACATGATCAAAGCATCGGAAGAAGCACTGGCATCGATGACGGGTCGTCTGGATGGTACGGGTGGTATCGTTGGGCTGGACACGAATGGAAATGTAGCGATCGTGTGCAACACGGATCAAATTTCCTGGGCGTACCAGCGTGGAAACATCGTTGCTTATGGTGTTCGCAAAGGGGAGCACATTGAGGAACAGCTGTCTGATAATCAGATGGCGGCGGATGTTTTGTCGATTTCGGAGGAAATGTATTCAATATATCATTga